The Candidatus Bathyarchaeia archaeon genomic sequence CAGACAAAACTTTTCGATACCTGGCAATATAACCATTAGAGGTTAACAGGCACTCCGCTATGCTCTCAAGAAAGAGAGATAGAATAAGACAAGCAGAACTGCGATTAGAGCTACCTCCCAGAACTTCAATCGTATGATCGCCTGATATGCCGTTCTCAGAGATGCGAGGGCTAACGTGCCGACTACCCAACCGAACGGGACACCCTGAATCCAGATTCCAGAATGGGACAACAGAAACTTAGGAGAAGTTGAGAGATAAGCTAACACAGCAAGTATCGTGAAACTCCCGAACCCGAACAATGAAGCGAGGTTAATCACATTCTCTACGTAGGGCTTCAATTTGTCTACGTGAGGCTTCAGCTTCTCGATCCGATCCATCATTGATTTACACGTCTTCACCTTTCATTTCTTGAATCCAACTTAAAAGGACAAGAACGGTGAAGATGCTCCGAAAGTCGCGTTACGACTCCGCTTTCCTAATAGTTCAGATGTCTTTGAGGAGTCGCTCTGCGGTAGCATTTGAATGGCAGAAAGGTCTTACAGTGATCAGTTGTATGACGTTGCGGAGATCGAATATGTCAGCCTCGCTTTTTCTGCCGCCTGTATTCCTTTTCCACGCTCTCGAAGAGGACGAAGTGGTGCGTTTCCAATGGGCTTGTCGCATCTCGGACAAATCCACATACCCCAATCGGCGTTATGCCACGCTAACACTCCACAAGTCTTGCAAGTTGGCTGATCCGTCAGCTTTCTTGGCAGGATCAGGTTCCTCCTCTCCATGCTTTGATGAACTTACTAACTGCATCCGTCATTCCGTTGAAAGATGAAGGGTCAAATGTTGACCAGGCATACAGAACGATTACGAAAATCAGAATAGGTCCAAAGACGTAGGCGAACCGATTCACTGTTCGTGTTCCAGTTCGAACCGCTCCATGTCCGAACCCTCCTCCGCGACCCAACTTAGGATTATGGCAGTGCCTTCGAAAGATAAAAAACTTGGAGGTTTTGTTGTTTTCCCGCACAAATACAACGAACCCTCTTTCACTGAGCTTTTCCTACCTCAACTCTTACAAGTGCAATTTAGCTGAAACTCTTCAGTGATTTCTGTTCAACCAATGTAGAACCGAGGAATTCTCCCGATGTTGACGATAGTGCATCCCACAGAAGTGCTTCAGACAGCCCCTGTAGAACGACGATCCTTCAGCTCTGCAATTTCCGATCTCACATTCCGTAGGTTGCTTTAGTAGCTGGACTTAATTGGGAGTAGAGGCAGGTAAATCGAACGACGTAGTTAGATACCCAATTTCTGCTTCAAATACTGCTTCGTCTTCACGAGATCCTTAGCCATTGCGGAGCTAACTTCAGCAAAGTAGAACTCATTCCACGGAAAACTAAGGCGACTGTGATCGAGTACCTCAAGAACGCCTTTCACATAGTTTCGAGTGTAAGATAACGTCCAATTGTCGTTTTTTCGCGCTAAACGTTCATTCTCGACAAGCACAATCGAAAGAGACCCAACATTCGGAGTTAATTCGGCTCTCATTACTTCGGAGATTGCGTCCCCCGAGCCTTCACTATCCCAGACCTGGTAAACATCGTATTGTTTGATTCCTTTCTTATTTGCCCACAAGTCCGGCATTAGGCGTCGATGCCCAAACCTCTCCAAAACAGAAGGGAACGGTAAGGCAGTGCCGTGGGAAACCTCGTACCCCGATTCCCTGAGCGCTTGATCTAATGCATTTACAACATTGTTGTGTTCCGGGGTAGGCATGTTTCGGGTCACACCTTTACGAACTGAGGAATTCCTTTCGTGTTCTCCGAAGTGCTTTGGCTTGCCTCACAGTTTTAGCCCTTTCTCGATACTTCCACACTTCCATTCTGGGAATCTATCGAGATGGATTGCCAGAAAGAGCTCTTTCCCGATGAGGAATATTCTATAGTTCGGAGTATCCGCACCTTCGATGCCAAACCGAACCAGAGACCTAATAGCTCTCTGAAGGTTTCTGTCGAGTTTCCGCAAATTCTTAGCGGGTTTCTTCATTCTGCTTGGTCACCTCGACTGCTGTTTTACAACCCGAAAGCCGTATTCGCCTCTCCTTTTGCTTCGTGCTGAAGTCGCTCTACAAAATTCTCAATCAAAACCTCGACTCCGCCTTTGTAGCCTCTGAAGTAGAATGCCAGCTTCTCATTCTTACCTCCGAATGTTCGAAGTCCTTCCTCGGCATTGGCGATTAGCTTCTTTTTCTCGTCGCCCAGCCAGTCGAACAAGTCTTTGACGAACGCTAAGAACACCTCTTCCGTGACGACTCTCTCAATCGGCATAGAGCTACTCAAGCCTCGAACTCAAAGTCAAATCTGCTAACTGAAAAACGATTCAAGCGACTTCGGCCTAACTTGACCCAAGAGCCCATTTCTCCCTGCGACCTCTAACAGAGTGAGAAAGTCAGGCAGGGGAATCAATGTAGCATATTGTCCAAAGGTCCACTTGCCTCGCATGCCTGGTTTCTTCCCAATGATGTGATACCGAAGTCTCAATTCACGTCGGTTTCCAAAATCTATCTCTTCCATTATGATGACTTTTTCGGGCTTAGTGCTCTGTTGAATCCAGGCAACCTTTTTGATGGGAAATTTTGTCATAGACGTTTTTTCGTTGTACCAGCAGTTCAATTTTAGAGGAGGATAGCCTTGGACTTGGATTGTTCTGGCTTTCCCCCGTTTCGTGTCGAACTCGTCAATGAATCCCGTTATTGCCATGGCGTAGCCGATAGTTTGCTGTCGCATAGCCGTTGCGTAACCGAAAGGGTTGGCTCAAAGTCACCTTGAATTGTCCTGCTACTTGAACCTGCAAGAGCGAGAGCAACTTAAAGGGAGGACTGTAAAACTATGCGTGGGGAAGGAATGTTAGGAAGAATGAGCCCTCTAACACGGAATGTGAAACGGCCTTTGGTTCTAACAACGGAGAATCGAAGTGTCAAAGGATTTGTTGAGAAGCTTAACGACCGACTAATTCAAGGAGACCCAATGGCAAGAATAGACGGCGTGAAAATAACGATTCAAGGCAGCGCTATTGACACAGAGATTAATCTTGCTCCAATTGGGGTTATTGCTTCTGCCGAGAAATGGCATCAGGTTAGCAAGTCCGTCGAACTCGAGGTAATGGGCTTTGCGAAGTTATTCTTGGGAAAGAGTGAGAAGGGTCGAGCCAAAGGAAAGAAACGGCGGGTTGGAATGACTATGGAAGAGATGATGGATCGTGAAAGAAAATCGTTCACTAAGGCTCTAAGGAAAGGCGAGGTGACCTTCATAGATCCGGAAGACGTTACCGGCTAAGCCGCAACTGTCGGCCTTAGCTTATGGTAAGCAAAGTGGCCGCAGAAATAGCAAGAACTGAATTAGAACGATCAAAACAAGACAAAAAGAGTTCGCAGCGGGCGGTTTCACAATACAAGGGAAGACAATGAGGTGGAAGATTCGGAAGGTAATGTTTAGTTCAGTAAGGAACGACCATAGAACTCCACGCGAATTTTTCAACCAACTAAACTCTGAATTCCACTTTACCCTCGATGTATGCGCAGACTCATCAAACACGAAGGTTGGGAGGTTTCTAAGTGAACGTGAAAATGGTCTTCGTAAGTCCTGGACTAACGAGACATGTTGGATGAATCCTCCCTATGGAAGAGAGATTGGGAAATGGATCCGCAAAGCTTGGCACGAGAGCTCCGTAAGTAATGCTACAGTCGTATGTTTAGTGCCAGCTAGAACCGATACGAAATGGTTCTGGGATTATTGCGTTCGTGGTGAGATCAGATTCATCCAAGGCCGGTTGAGATTCGAGGGAGAGTCCAGCTCGGCCCCATTTCCATCGATGATTGTGATCTTCAGACCAGAAGCAAATCGGGTCGAGGGATCGAGGCTAATCAGTTGATGAAGGTTTTCTAAGGTCAACTATCTTTTGGAAAATATCGATGTTGCTAACTAAGGGCGGGCTCTTGCCCATGAAATACCGTTCCTTCCAACCTTCGTCGTTGTACCTTGCTGCCCACTCGTCAAACTTTGTCGATGACTCCCACATGTGATGACGCTTGTAAAGCCACAAGGGGGTGAGGTTCAAAGAATCCTTCATCGTGCCTACGAACTGGCGTGCGCTTAGTACTTGGGTCCTCGCATCAACCCCGAAAGTCTTCAAATCTCTACTCTGGAGGAGACCCTGGACGATTTTGTTTGCGAGCGCTTCAATGGATCCGTCTAGTGGTTTTACGCTGTCATCATAGAGAAGATGGACATCAATCTTGTCGTCCTTCTGCAAGACAAATGTGCTCGCTGGCCGAAATGCCGGTACCTCGGCGATTAGTTTCTGTGAGAGCGTTCTTGCGAACTTTAGCTTTTTCAGTTTCTCCAGTCGCTCCTCAATATCATCTGGAGAGAGAAGCATCTGCGCATTTTTCTCTTGATACCAGTGCCGTATGACGGGCATGAGTTGATCCCAGAAATTCCTCAGGTATTCTCCACTAACTTCGAAGCCAGTGAAATTTCGCTTCATGCAGTTTGCGACTGCCAAGGTCATGCCCGATCCAGCAAAGGGATCTAGAACCATGTCATCTTCATCCGTTGAAAGAAGTAGGACCTGTTCAACCAGGTCAGGAGGAAAAGGACACTCATGCAGTTTTTGGTATTTGAAAATCGGCCATCGGCTCCAATTGCCTTGAGAGGGAATTAGAAACGACCAAATATCGGATGGTGCCTTCCCTGCAGACTTGTATCTTTCTGGCCATTTTACCCACCACTGAGTGAGCTCATAGTTTCTGACTCTTTCGAGGTGACGTTTGAAGTTCTTTTTTTTAGAAAAGACTAGGATGTGTTCGTAGACCTTTCTGAGTCCGAGCCCCCTAATAACCGGCCTCGATTTGATCTTATCCCAAACAAGAACATCTTGAAGTATCCATCCACAGCTTCTGATCCATTCTGCCATTTCAAGTGGAAGAAGGGTCAATTTTCCCTTTATTCTCAGATTGTCAACAACTACCCACAGTGAGCCGGTATCCTTTGTGACTCTCAAAACGTCAGAGAAGATGCGTGTCAAGTCACTCTTGTAGCTCTCGTAGGATTGGCCAAGCCCGATTTGGCGCGGATCTTTGTAATCTTTCAGGTCGTAGTAAGGAGGCGATGTTAGCGTAACGTCTACTGAGTTCTCATCCACATGCTGGAGAAGGGTTCTCGCATCTTGATTAAGCAGTCTGCCCCTTGCATTATTCGACAATCGCAGCCTGCTAACTACCTCACACTTAATGATGCATTTGGAAGCTTTTGAATGTATTTTTCTGCTAGTCTGCTAAACCCCGCAGCTCCAGCATAGGCCCCAGCAGCTTGCCTCGTCCAATCTTCCGAATCAATTCCAGTACTCAGCAGTGCCTCTAGGAAAGTTGGCTGAGAGAGACTGTCCTTGCGCAGGCACAAGTCAAAGATGTGAGGAAAGACAATGTTCATAGTGTAAGCCCCGACTGTTCTCTGAATGAGATATCTACGTGGATCCGCAAAAGAGTCCGGAATCAAGTCCCTTATGGCATTCCAATAGTTAGTTATGACCGCCGTTGCTTGTTTTGGATCAGACCGTCTGATTGATGGAACTCTTACAGCGGGCAATAAAGATCTATGAAATGATAGTTCAGTTATTGTATGGGTCTTTAGTCTCGGCTCGTTTGTGAGCCTTATTCTCCTAAACCAGCACGAACTTCGGTCCAGAGACAGACGGTCAGTCACCTTTATTGCGAGGACGTCGTCTCGGCCTCGTGGCCTACCATTTCTCTCTCCAGACACCAAATATCTAAGAACCAAGTCGACGGCGACTCCTTT encodes the following:
- a CDS encoding DNA N-6-adenine-methyltransferase — its product is MFSSVRNDHRTPREFFNQLNSEFHFTLDVCADSSNTKVGRFLSERENGLRKSWTNETCWMNPPYGREIGKWIRKAWHESSVSNATVVCLVPARTDTKWFWDYCVRGEIRFIQGRLRFEGESSSAPFPSMIVIFRPEANRVEGSRLIS
- a CDS encoding site-specific DNA-methyltransferase, which translates into the protein MDENSVDVTLTSPPYYDLKDYKDPRQIGLGQSYESYKSDLTRIFSDVLRVTKDTGSLWVVVDNLRIKGKLTLLPLEMAEWIRSCGWILQDVLVWDKIKSRPVIRGLGLRKVYEHILVFSKKKNFKRHLERVRNYELTQWWVKWPERYKSAGKAPSDIWSFLIPSQGNWSRWPIFKYQKLHECPFPPDLVEQVLLLSTDEDDMVLDPFAGSGMTLAVANCMKRNFTGFEVSGEYLRNFWDQLMPVIRHWYQEKNAQMLLSPDDIEERLEKLKKLKFARTLSQKLIAEVPAFRPASTFVLQKDDKIDVHLLYDDSVKPLDGSIEALANKIVQGLLQSRDLKTFGVDARTQVLSARQFVGTMKDSLNLTPLWLYKRHHMWESSTKFDEWAARYNDEGWKERYFMGKSPPLVSNIDIFQKIVDLRKPSSTD
- a CDS encoding DGQHR domain-containing protein, which produces RSLDDSRARQVRKYVQDERPGTLPAAVVMNCRKPDGLSFTETEGGAGRLRIKSKLWLVDGQHRIAGLELAAEKDEEMRGYSVPVVILNGQTRESEMEHFFVINDRQKGVAVDLVLRYLVSGERNGRPRGRDDVLAIKVTDRLSLDRSSCWFRRIRLTNEPRLKTHTITELSFHRSLLPAVRVPSIRRSDPKQATAVITNYWNAIRDLIPDSFADPRRYLIQRTVGAYTMNIVFPHIFDLCLRKDSLSQPTFLEALLSTGIDSEDWTRQAAGAYAGAAGFSRLAEKYIQKLPNASLSVR